One Georgenia wutianyii DNA segment encodes these proteins:
- a CDS encoding nucleotidyltransferase family protein yields MAEDEREALHDALRMAAVALTEAEIPFALCGSYAAWVRGAPEPEHDADFVVKEEHVETAREAIGAAGLDVQEPAENWLFKAYHRGQLVDVLYRLSGEPVHDELLERAEMLEVLAVRMPVLSATDVLSSKLRVLGEHYCDFGRLLPLTRALREQIDWERVRDEVSYSPYARAFLHLLEDLRIVEPAPAH; encoded by the coding sequence ATGGCAGAGGACGAGCGAGAGGCGCTGCACGACGCCCTGAGGATGGCCGCGGTCGCTCTCACCGAGGCCGAGATCCCCTTCGCGCTGTGCGGGAGCTACGCGGCCTGGGTGCGGGGCGCCCCGGAGCCGGAGCACGACGCGGACTTCGTGGTCAAGGAGGAGCACGTCGAGACCGCCCGGGAGGCGATCGGGGCCGCCGGCCTGGACGTGCAGGAGCCCGCCGAGAACTGGCTGTTCAAGGCCTACCACCGGGGTCAGCTCGTCGACGTGCTCTACCGGTTGTCGGGGGAGCCGGTGCACGACGAGCTGCTGGAGCGCGCCGAGATGCTCGAGGTGCTCGCCGTGCGGATGCCGGTGCTCAGCGCGACCGACGTGCTGTCCTCCAAGCTGCGCGTGCTCGGGGAGCACTACTGCGACTTCGGGAGGCTGCTGCCGCTCACCCGGGCGCTGCGCGAGCAGATCGACTGGGAGCGGGTGCGCGACGAGGTGTCCTACAGCCCGTACGCGCGCGCGTTCCTCCACCTCCTCGAGGACCTGCGGATCGTCGAGCCCGCGCCCGCGCACTGA